The window ACCGTCTAATATCGTTATAATATTAAGTGTTATATTATTTTCTAGAGAGTATGGGATATATGCCTTGGGTTGGGGGACGATGCTAGGTGCAGTTTCCCAGATATTAATACAGTTACCTGCAGTTAAGGGAAAGCTTGATTATAGATTTTGTGTTGAACTTGATGATCCATCCATTCGCTCCTATTGGTATTTGCTAGTGCCTGTTATCCTAGGAACTGCAGTGGATAAGGTAAATATAATGGTAGACAAAATGCTTGCCTCATCTCTTATGGTAGGGAGCATATCTGCTATAAACTATTCAACAAGACTCCTTGATTTTGCAGGCAGTGTATGTACCGGAGCTATTATAGCAGTTGTGTATCCCAATTTTGCAACTATGTCGGCAAATGAGGATTATAAAAAGCTAACACATACGACATACAGCGCCGTTATAGGCATATCCCAGATAATTATCCCGGTAACCGCAGCTGCGATAATGCTAAATAAGGACATAGTAAGGTTTGTATTTGAACGAGGTGCATTTGAAGAGAAGCATACCAATCTAACTGCATATGCCTTTTCATATTATGCCCTGGGATTATGGGCAATGGGCATCAGGGAGGTGTTAAACAGGGTATTCTATTCATTGGATGATACCAGTACGCCGATGAAGATTAGTATATTTGCCATGGTATTAAATATAGGGTTAAATATTCTGCTGGTGAAGAATATGGGTATAGGGGGATTGGGTCTTGCAACAGCTATATCCAGTACAGCTGCAGTTTTGTTTTTACTGCGTCTGCTTAGGAAAAGGATGGAACATTTTAAGTTAAGGGCATTTTTAAAGGAAGGATTAAAAATAGTGTTGGTGGTGTTTATTATGCTGTATGGGATGTTAGTGTTTAGAAACTATGTACCCATGGATAATTTTAATATAAAGTTTTTATCCAGCGCAGCTATAGGTTTTGTTATATATATGAGTTTGTCTTGGTACCTTGGCATAGGTATATTTGGCAGTATTAAGGGTAGAGATAAGCAGCAAGGCAATGACTGTATAGAAGGTATGGAATTTAATAATGATGCACCAGTTAGTGTTATCATTCCCTGCTATATGTGTAGCGATACCATTGCAAGGGCTGTGCATTCGGTATGGTATCAAACATGGAGGCCAAGGGAGGTAATTTTGATTGAGGATTGTAGCCCGGATGATGGAGCTACCAGGGATATGCTACATTATCTAATGTACGTATATCCAAACAATTGGATAAAAATAGTGACGCTAAATAAAAATGGGGGACCGGGTAATGGGAGAAATATGGGTTGGGATTTTGCCACCCAGGAATATATAGCGTTTTTAGATGCCGATGATGCCTGGCATCCACAAAAGATAGAAGTGCAGCTTAAACTCATGCTGAAAAATCCCCATATAATCCTAAGCGGGCATTCATATGAACTGGTAAAGGGTGGATTTAATGATTTTTACACCATATATACATTGGAGTATTTTAAAAGTCTAAAAGTGGATTTTATCAAAAATAAAAAAATGCTTCTATCTAATCAATTACCCACATCTTCGGTTATGCTGAAGGGAAGGGATATAGATGAGCGTTTCGATAATAAAAAGTTCTATTCCGAGGACTATCTCTTATGGCTTAATATAATGCTATCAGGGCATAAGGGTATGAGGATTGATATGCCGCTTTATTATATATATGAAGAACATAGAAGGGATGGGCTAAGTAGCAGTTTGTGGAAGATGCAAAAAGGGGAGATAGAGACATATAAAATAGTATGGAGAAAGGGATTTATAAATGGCTTTGTATTGGTGATTCTTGAAATGGTATCATATATAAAATATATTAGAAGGTTAACAATAGAAGGTATGACATATATAATAAAAAGATTTAAATAGCTATAGAAAAATTCCATCAGAAAGCCCAATATCCTGAAGCTAAAAGCTTCAGGATATTGGGCTTTCTGATTTAGTATCCCCTATGCATATTTTTACTCTACTTTATCATCTGGTCCCAACTCTTTTTTTGCTTTGATGGATACGATAAATCCCCAAGCAGCTACAACTATTAGTACAATAGCATACCAAATCGGTAGGGCGAAGCCTTCGACCGCTATCCAACCTAAGATACCTGTCAGTATGGATAATAAGGCCAAGATCATCAAGAATAAAATGCTTTTCTTTGTCATTTTTATTCCTCCCCTCTTTATGGTTTAAGATATTATGTAAACC is drawn from Xylanivirga thermophila and contains these coding sequences:
- the murJ gene encoding murein biosynthesis integral membrane protein MurJ, translating into MSRKDQMVKSVFMVTILSILGKITGFFRETVIAAYYGAGGASDTYFVAYTLPSVLFSIVGASMGVIFVPMYVERLKEHQKAAQKFSSSIISITIIVTSILSILGIIFSKYVVMFIAPGFKDQALNTTIHLTRIMFPMFIFISLSYIITGVLQSHESFLVPSIISVPSNIVIILSVILFSREYGIYALGWGTMLGAVSQILIQLPAVKGKLDYRFCVELDDPSIRSYWYLLVPVILGTAVDKVNIMVDKMLASSLMVGSISAINYSTRLLDFAGSVCTGAIIAVVYPNFATMSANEDYKKLTHTTYSAVIGISQIIIPVTAAAIMLNKDIVRFVFERGAFEEKHTNLTAYAFSYYALGLWAMGIREVLNRVFYSLDDTSTPMKISIFAMVLNIGLNILLVKNMGIGGLGLATAISSTAAVLFLLRLLRKRMEHFKLRAFLKEGLKIVLVVFIMLYGMLVFRNYVPMDNFNIKFLSSAAIGFVIYMSLSWYLGIGIFGSIKGRDKQQGNDCIEGMEFNNDAPVSVIIPCYMCSDTIARAVHSVWYQTWRPREVILIEDCSPDDGATRDMLHYLMYVYPNNWIKIVTLNKNGGPGNGRNMGWDFATQEYIAFLDADDAWHPQKIEVQLKLMLKNPHIILSGHSYELVKGGFNDFYTIYTLEYFKSLKVDFIKNKKMLLSNQLPTSSVMLKGRDIDERFDNKKFYSEDYLLWLNIMLSGHKGMRIDMPLYYIYEEHRRDGLSSSLWKMQKGEIETYKIVWRKGFINGFVLVILEMVSYIKYIRRLTIEGMTYIIKRFK